From the Catharus ustulatus isolate bCatUst1 chromosome 15, bCatUst1.pri.v2, whole genome shotgun sequence genome, the window GGGacggggctgctggggctgcccctggctgTGAAGAATGCTGGCATCCTGGTaaggcagctcagccctgctgtgctggagcttgTGGGGCAGAGTGACCCTGGGGCACTGGACAGCTGACAGCTCACATAACCAGTGTGGGGGTGTTGAGGCTTGAGTCCCTGCCCCAACGCCTCTCAGTGTTTGGTGACTTGCACATGTTTGCAGCCCAAGCTCTGTGGCTTAGTTTCACTGCTGAgactgttcctgctgctcctgcattgTTGCTGCCTGGTGTGGGGGAGTTGTGTGAGCTGGGCCTGTGGTTTCTCTGCCGGGGTCAGGCAGGACGCTGTGTCCAGGCCATGACCTGTTCATCACCTGCCTAAGTAGGGATGTGCAAGATAGTTTGGAAAACAATTCTGGAAGTGCTTTACTACACCCAAACTGCCCCAGCTTGCTTCTTTTGCATCATTTCTGCCAAGCTCGTGGCTCTGTCAGGTTACTAGGTCCTGAAGGGCTGGTTTCTGGGAGCTGCACCAGAGCTCTGGTTCAGCCTCCAGCAGTGTTTGCACTCACACAGCCCATGGAGGTAGAAAGTACCGTGCAGCTCTGTCTTTGGCCATCAGAGTGCAGCCTTCCCCCTgtcttccctgcagctgggtcCTCTGAGCCTGCTGGTGATGGGAGTCGTGGCTGTGCACTGCATGGGCATCCTGGTGAAATGTGCCCATCACTTCTGCAACAGGTAAGGAGCAACTCCCcctctcagccctgcagctcctacAGTTCTTCCCTCTTGCCCAAAAAGCCCTGGGGTTTTTCTGAGGCCACTAAGCAGCAAGTTGCCCATGCCAAAGCCTCATTTGGGAACTGCTCTTCTTTTCTACACgaactgttttccttttaatgtcACTGTTTGCCTTGGGAACTAGCAGACAGGGCTGATGTGATGactcttctcccttctctggacaGGTTCCAGAAGCAGTTTGTGGACTATGGAGGTGCTGTGATGTATGGGCTGGAGGCAACTCCCAGTGCCTGCCTGAGGACACATGCCATCTGGGGAAGGTACTgttccctgccccaggcagggactTGTCTTTGAGCCCAGCAtgttctgcagctgggacagaagAGCCTCTGGTCACTGAGCTGTGTCAGCAGATAAGCACAAGTGACATAAAATGTTGTTTGGTTCACCTGCTCTGAgtgctcagtgtccctcagAGGGTAATGATGATGTCTTTGATCCAGTACTGTCCACAGCCAAATGTGACTTACACTAAATGCATGGGATGACTAAGTCTCCACAGCATAACAAAGGGGTGATAGGGTCTTGCAGTGCTGGCCCATCTTGCTAGACATGGAACATGTCCagtggctgctccctgctctgtcccacatTCCATCACACAGATCATTGCACATTAGGGGATGGGAGCATTCACCTCTTCCTGCGCCCAGGGAGTGTTGTCTCCAGCTCTGACAATTCAGCAGCAGACTGGAGATGCTAAACCCAAAAAGAAGACTTTTCTCCTGGGGCTGGTCCTGACCATGTGGAAGGGATAGGAGGGGGAGACTGGAGAGCCTGAGATCTGTGGGTGGGTGGAGAGAAGGTCCTCTCTCCTGATCACAGAGAAGTGAACTGGCTGTGCTCTGACCTGTACACCCCAACCTTGGGGCGAGCAGTATCGCTGCACTGTGCAAGTGCAACCCAAAGCAACCCAAGTGGGCTCTTATTTCTGTGTGATCTGGCTGACAAATGGtcttcttttgctttccagGCGTGTAGTGGGACTTTTCCTGATCATCACTCAGCTGGGTTTCTGCTGCGTGTACTTTGTCTTTCTGGCGGACAATCTAAAACAGGTTGGACTTACACCTCCTTCGTGGGTCGGGGGGAGGTGAGAGGGTATAAAGGTGCTTGGGCTGTTCTTAGCTCCCATGTCCTGTGCCCTGTTTTCCACCAAAAGTCTGGTTTCTGTAGGATATTCTGCTCGGAAAAGTCCACAACTCTGCCCAGATACTTTGGAGGGTTGGTTTTCCTGTTCAAACAGAGCAGGTTTTCCTGAGAATCTCTGTgattttgcagagctgctggaggtgtcTATGTTGTCCAGGAAAAGTGGGGTCATTCTTAGTAAGGGAACAACAGGAAAGGGACAAAAGCAGTGGGACTGTGGCTTTTCTGTCCTGTCCCCCTATGTTAATTGGTTTATTGGTGTTGATGGTAATGTGTGGGTCCCAGGACCTGCTGTGAACCTGTCTTCTCCATTCCTTGGATCTGTTTGCATTCCAGTTTCTTTCCTCATCCTGTGGCTCTGAAGCTTAATTACATCTTTAGAGAAAGAGTTTCTTCCTGCCAGGCTTCAGGAGGAAATAAACAGAAACCCTGAACTGCTTGGCTGGCTCCTGTTCTGTAAGAAACTGGGAATAATgagtccccattcccaggctcccccagctcagcttttttccccatgtgctcctgctctgctcttgcagCAGTGGTCTGGTCACTGCCACCATGGCTGTGCCCTTCATCAGCTCTTCAGTGATGGCCATCAGCTTCATAGGGGACTCCTGGGGAACAAGGGGGGTCCCTCCAGTGTGAGACTCTTCCTCCAGCTGAGGAGATTCCCACTgtggggtggcaggaggagtAAATGGGTGATCTGACACCACCAGCCCTGAGAGCAGGAGGGaccaggtgtgtgcaggggctaggctgctgctggcccccaCCCCTGGGAACAGACCCTGCTCCACTTCAAGGTGGGCTTCTTTCTCCTCAGCCCCTTACAGCAAAGACTGAAGGTTGTCTCAAGGCTTTTCCCTCAAGGGAAATTTGCAAAAAACTGCAAATCCACACCATGTTTTTAGGCCACAGGTGGGAAACCCCTTggctttggaatttttttgggtggggaggggggagtgttgcttgtttctttttgtggtgAGGGATAACATGTTATGTGGGGAGTCATGGTGCAGGTGGTACCTTGGGCGAGGTGCCACTGTGTTGGGCAGGGCTTTGGTTTGGAAATGGCTTTGGAGCAAGCCATGAAGAcacagggcaggctggggctTGAGCAGCACTGTCCCATGGGTGTATGGCCCTGCACTGCCCTCTCTCACAGAGGATGCTGGTTTACACAGAGCTCTTCAGCCTCTCCTCTGGGGCAGGACTTGCTCTGGAGCAGGTTGAATCAGTTTCCAGGCTACTCTTTGCTGCAGTGACTGGGCAGGACCTGGTACCTGAACCAGCTTGGTCATGGTTGTATTGGTGATTCAGTGAGCCCATGCTCTTGGGAGGGATGGCTCAGCCACCTGGTTCCTGCACCTGAGCTACCTCTAGAAGTGAGCACATGGCCTGCAGGGCCTTTGGAATGAAAGTCCCCAAGGAAGGATGATTTGTCATCAAGAAACTTGGGGGCCAGCAGTAGTTTCCAGATGTTCTTGCATGTGAACGGGGCACTGGGTAACTGAAAGACTGAAAGTCACTGTGTGACAGATAACAACCTGGTGCAACAAGAGGAAAAGGACCTTTGGAAATAGCACTCAGTGcctctttcctctcttctcaACTGACCTCGTAGGCAGTACAAACATGCATCCTGTGCTCTCTGCCCTCTgtgtgcctggctgctgagtCCTCCTGCTTGGTGAACCTGGGCTTGGGCAGGATTTGCTGTCCTGGCTCAGGTGCCATAGCCAGTCCTacctctgctccctgcaagATAACAGGGATTTGCTTCAGAGCTATCTGAAAACTCGTGTTGGTTTGACTTTAATCAGCTAGCTGTGTTTGAAGTGAGCTCTTGGGGTACTCTGACCCACCTGGGATGGGCTGCTAAGATCTTTTACACCTGTGTGATGGGGGTTCACCAGGGCTTCCTGTGTTTCCCCAGGTTGTGTCTGCTGCAAACGGGACCACCAATGACTGCAGCTCAAACAGGACGGTGGTGATGACCCCCACCATGGACTCCCGCCTGTACATGCTTTCCATCCTGCCCTTCGTGGTGCTGCTCACATTTATCCAGAACCTCAAGGTCCTGTCCATCTTCTCCATGCTGGCCAACGTGGCCATGCTTGTCAGCCTTGTTGTGATCTACCAGTACATTGTCAGGGTATGTGTGTATGGCTCCCCTccttcatttctgtgctgtcccaTGTTTTGGCAGGTGGAGGGAGCTTGGCAATGGGGTATTTGGATGCTGTGGGTTACTGCTTGTTCCTGTGGGCATGGTggttccctctgctctggggctttCCCTGCAGCATGAGGCTATGAAAGGGAATGATGGGAAAAGGCCAGGTCTTCCTGATCCTCCCTGTGTCTGAACTCTGCACGGGCTTTTTTCCAGGACATTCCTGATCCCAGAAACCTGCCTCTAGCAGCAGCCTGGAAGACCTACCCTCTGTTCTTCGGCACTGCAATCTTTGCTTTTGAAGGCATTGGTGTGGTAAGTCTGGGCATGTGACAGTGGGACTGCTGCACagggggctcagccctgctcaggcttgcagcacctgctctgctttgcagctGCAGTTGCAGCTGAATTTCTCTGACAATAGCCCAAATTCTGGATGATGCTGTTAACTTTAGCTCCAGGCTATCTCCTGGGTCAAACTCTGGTGCTTCCATCTGAGGCTGGAGGAACACGTGCTCCAAACCTCAGGAGGTTGGTTACTGCTTTGGAGGTGGCTTTATCTGGCAGTAGATTGGGAATCACACCAGCCTGTGCCcttgggctctgctggctgaCCTGCAGATGAGGAATTGTCCTGAGTCCTGTTAACCAGTCTGGATCCTGCACTTGCCTAAATGGGAGGCCAAAAAGTGTGGCATGAAAAGATGTGAtccttcccaccctgctgtggAGGCACCAAGATCTCCCTTTGGCAGCCGCGTGGCCCCAGCCTGCCCATGCAAATGGGCCTCTCATGCAAGATGCTGTAAATAGACCAAGTGTGTCTGTGAAAAAAgctgggtgggtgggtggaGAGCTTAATGACTCTCTAAGATGTTGTGGGTTGTTTCCGGGACCTCGcttcaaagaaggaaaaaatgttttcatctctTAATATAAGCTGGCTGTGTAAacacagggctggagagggCCAAATCCGTTACAGGAGGAGTGTTTATTGAATGCTATGCCCTGGGCAGAGAGTTCTTGCCAGTACTGAGGCACAAATGCTCTCTTCCTTGCATGACTTGGAGGTgaagaagcaaataaaagttTTTCCTGTCCTGCCTCCTCACCAGATCTGCCACTGTGTCTCTTTTTGAAATCAGCATCTCCCAAGGACAGCTATAAAATTGTTTGCTGAAGGCTTATGTTTAGTGTTAGGAGTATAGAGGTGAGAGAATTTTTATTGtgagagaatttttttattgtccTGCCTAATTGATATCTTGATAAGAGGAGACAGTCTTGATAGCAGAGGAGAGTGTGTCTTGGTCTTTCCAAAGTTTGATGGGGAAAATACAACGGTATAAAACAGTGGGCATGGCTGTgctgttttggggtgcagagtgTAATGCACCCAAGGTCTGGGGTGGTTGGCATTGCCCCAAGacccagcactgggcacagctcctgccaagggcagggagcaggtCTCATCTTTAAGACAAGGGTGTGGGTGATCTGTGCCAAGTGTGAAGGTCTCCAGCGGGAGCACAGAAATCAGATCTCCAGTACAGTATTTTTTGGGGCTAAGTGGTATAGAGCAACAAGCAACCTGCTGCTCtgtcatcctcctcctcttctcccaggtgcTGCCTCTGGAAAACAAGATGAAGAAACCCCGGCAGTTCCCAGTGATCCTCTATGTGGGGATGACCATTGTCACCATCCTGTACATCAGCCTGAGTGTCCTGGGCTACCTGCGCTTCGGGGCAGACATTCAGGCCAGCATAACACTCAACCTGCCCAACTGCTGGTGAGTTCCTGTGGGCAGTGGAGGGACTGAGGGATGAGGAATGAGGGGCCCAGACAGGCAGGTGGGAGAGGGGGGCCTCACTCCTTATGGGAACTAATCTGGGTGAGCTTGAGGAACTGTGCCATAGGCAAACTTCAAGGAGTTTGACAAGGATTGTCAGATGCATGGGCTGGAAGAGGCTTTTTGCTGTAATGTCTGAGCCTGGTTTTGGAGCTCAGGCTGCTTCATCAAGGTCCCTGGTGGTCCCTGCCTGGGTAGGTGCagcttttgcctttttcttggaGCCTTGTGCCATCTTTTTGGGGCTCAGCTGACTAGCAGGTGTTGAACACAACCCCCACGTAGCCATACCAGAACATCACTGGATTGTGCAAAATCCACTTCTCTTCCTCAAATGTAGCACATGAAAAACCAACCCAAAGCTGGGAGCTCCCAGAGGGAGTGAGATGTGACATCTTCATGTGTGGGTTGTGCTCCTGGTTTGTGGCCCTGGAGCTCGAACTCCCACTTCTTGACTCTACATTGTGCCTGGATGTGGCTGATCTTGAGCCAATGCTTTGCCTATGAGCACTGGTGCCATGAGGATACCCCTTCCTTCTgtgggggctgagctgtgcagcagcctCCAAACCTGTCTGTCCTTGGGGATCTGGTGAAGCCTCTTGAGATGCTCCAGTTTCTGTCTGGAGCCCTGTGGCCTGACCCCATGCCTGCCTGCCTGGAGaggttttttctcctcttgccagggctggtggctgctgcagcagctgcccaagCTGTGAGCTGCTCTGTCCTTGAGGATGGGTGGCTGCTCAGTGTCATGGCTCCATATTCATTCACAGGAGAAATGTAAGCAATCCTCTTTGATGGTCTCTGCTGGCTTTAAATCCTGCAAGAGACCAGGGTAAGacctggagctgggggtgcctgTCCTCCACTTCAGCCCATCCTCTCTGCTCCTAGTAGCACCCAGCACCTTGCATGTGATCACTGTCTCACCGTTGGAGTAAATTGGGCAGGACTCAAGTTTTGAGTCACTGGGGCTCTGAAGACAGCAAAGATTTGACAAAAATAGAGCCTGGTTTTGCTTTAATTGTTGCTGTGTGGGTTTCTTTTCAGTTGAGTGTTGGTGTTGGTGTGATAGAAGATCCTGCTCCTGCCAAGAGCCTTGTCTTGTcccctgcagggtttgggagCTCTGCCAGGTCCCTGCTCTCAGTGAGGAGGGAAAGATGTGTTGTGGGGAGGTCTGAATCCCACCATACCAAGCACAGGAGGTGTGAATCCCTTCAGCTCAGTACACACTGAAGTACAGTGTGGAAGGATGAGATGCTGCTGTATCTCCTGAAGGTGGAAAGCAGGTGTTTTCCAGGTTTGGGCTCTGCATGCCACAACCTGCAATGACATCTGCTGACCTGAAATGCTGCAAAGGGGCTTCTGCAGGGAATCTGGACTCTGTTTGCCCTGAAGAATGACATTCCCTTAGAACATGAGATTACTATGACATGGCTGGCTACAGAGAGAAGAGTGCATGATTCCAGCAGTAATCCGTGTAAATCCATGTTTCTAGGAGTATCCACaccttctgttttttcttaaagtaaactacttttctgaaaataaaatattgtaaagttacttttctaaaaataagcaTAGGGTTTTTTGGATAGGGAGAAGAGATTAGCCCTTTGGAAGCAGTGTCTGAGGAAGCCTAGGCTCAtggcagggcagctgcagggaaggtaTGTTGTGATCCTTGTCACTCAGCACACATCACACCTTGGTGTTTGTGCATGTTGCCTCTTGGCAGTGGATGTTGGACTTGGAATGGGTTATCTCAAGTAAGGGCTGTGATAGATGAGATAAAGTCTTCACTACAGCTCCTGTGGATTAAACCAAAGGTGTTGTGTGAAGACTTGCTCTTGAAGTGAATGTCTTGTCCATCCTGCTTCAcccatggggttttttttcctagcagtAAAAGGCtaggctgcaggagctggtcaTAAGGGATGTGGGTGAGAAGTCATGGGACTtgcctgcagcctgggagaCAAGGCAAGGATTGTGGTGGAGGTGCTGCAACCTTCCTTAACTGTAGCCATTGCCTGGAGGTCTCTGGAGCAGATTTGGTGAATGTTTCATGAATTGTTGAGTTACAGGGTGACTAAGGACTTTTCCAGTCTCATTTCTCTGAAACCACAGGTTCCTCAAATGAGGAGTGTGTCAGTTCCC encodes:
- the LOC117003401 gene encoding proton-coupled amino acid transporter 1-like; its protein translation is MSTRRLRSEDYNDYSSTDVTPEGSPPDGMNGFAHPESYQRFGETNGTTWYQTLIHLLKGNIGTGLLGLPLAVKNAGILLGPLSLLVMGVVAVHCMGILVKCAHHFCNRFQKQFVDYGGAVMYGLEATPSACLRTHAIWGRRVVGLFLIITQLGFCCVYFVFLADNLKQVVSAANGTTNDCSSNRTVVMTPTMDSRLYMLSILPFVVLLTFIQNLKVLSIFSMLANVAMLVSLVVIYQYIVRDIPDPRNLPLAAAWKTYPLFFGTAIFAFEGIGVVLPLENKMKKPRQFPVILYVGMTIVTILYISLSVLGYLRFGADIQASITLNLPNCWLYQAVKLLFSFGIFFTYAVQFYVPAEIIIPPLVARVSERWGWLVNLLLRMALVCVTCVLAILIPRLDLVISLVGSVSSSALALIFPPLLEIATYYSEGMHPLVIAKDIAISLFGFVGFVVGTYEALVELVAPAATVVNGTTVLVQ